The following proteins are encoded in a genomic region of Pseudobdellovibrionaceae bacterium:
- the mvaD gene encoding diphosphomevalonate decarboxylase, with the protein MVDLNSKYSLLEKAPSNIALIKYMGKLPGTGNLPANPSLSYTLNHLTTSVAIKENKTSNVDKWEALNAQFQLTKKAQEKFLKHWQYLKNYFSIKGNYTIFSANNFPTACGLASSASSFAALTKAAYKLALNQGSEKLSVAHLANLSRKGSGSSCRSLLMPWVQWQEAAIKTVPTHEDYKDIKHNVLLISTKEKEVGSSEAHRRVLKHSHFSERIERSEKRFIQLKQLLLQPNQFLAIKDLVWKEFMDMHQLFETCPKAFSYFTPVVSSVLNDLNAFITKEKINLWVTMDAGPNIHLLYKEKEEERINIYLSQLVKQYAIMDLLTLNREKNV; encoded by the coding sequence ATGGTAGATTTAAATAGTAAATATTCTCTATTAGAAAAAGCACCTTCTAATATTGCGTTAATTAAATATATGGGCAAGTTGCCAGGTACAGGCAATTTACCTGCAAACCCTTCTTTGTCTTACACTTTAAATCATTTAACCACTTCTGTGGCGATAAAAGAAAATAAAACAAGTAATGTGGACAAGTGGGAAGCTTTAAATGCTCAATTTCAATTAACAAAAAAGGCTCAAGAAAAATTTTTAAAACATTGGCAATATTTAAAAAATTATTTTTCCATTAAAGGCAATTATACAATTTTTTCTGCTAATAATTTTCCCACTGCTTGCGGGTTAGCTAGTTCTGCCTCTAGTTTTGCAGCTTTAACAAAGGCAGCTTATAAATTGGCTTTAAATCAAGGCTCAGAAAAGTTAAGTGTAGCTCATTTAGCCAACTTAAGCAGAAAAGGCTCGGGCTCTTCTTGTCGCTCTTTACTTATGCCTTGGGTACAGTGGCAAGAAGCAGCAATTAAAACAGTGCCAACTCATGAAGATTATAAGGATATAAAACACAATGTTTTGTTAATTTCTACAAAAGAAAAAGAAGTAGGTTCTTCTGAGGCTCATCGCAGAGTTTTAAAACATTCTCATTTTTCAGAGAGAATAGAAAGATCAGAAAAACGATTTATTCAATTAAAACAATTATTACTTCAACCCAATCAATTTTTAGCGATAAAAGATCTTGTTTGGAAGGAATTTATGGATATGCACCAATTATTTGAAACTTGCCCTAAAGCTTTTTCTTACTTTACTCCCGTGGTAAGCTCTGTGTTAAACGATTTAAATGCTTTTATTACAAAAGAAAAAATAAATTTATGGGTTACTATGGATGCAGGCCCAAACATTCATTTATTGTATAAAGAAAAAGAAGAAGAAAGAATAAATATTTATTTAAGCCAATTAGTTAAACAATACGCAATAATGGATTTATTAACTTTAAATAGAGAAAAAAATGTTTGA
- the gpmA gene encoding 2,3-diphosphoglycerate-dependent phosphoglycerate mutase: MNSSYKLVLLRHGQSLWNKENRFTGWEDINLSPLGIEQAKAAGNTLKKHHLHFDLAYCSILKRSIKTLWYTLEAMDMCYLPIQKTWKLNERHYGSLQGMNKDEARKKYGEEQVHIWRRSYKTTPPLLKENTFKGLPQYQEIKTPVLGESLKDTQDRVLSFWDTNIATQIKKNKTVLIVAHGNSLRALIQHLEDLSEKDLLNLNIPTGEPILYHLDSQLKAINSEYLK; encoded by the coding sequence ATGAACAGTTCTTACAAATTGGTTTTACTTCGCCATGGACAAAGTTTATGGAATAAAGAAAACCGTTTTACTGGATGGGAAGATATTAATTTAAGCCCTCTAGGTATAGAGCAAGCCAAAGCTGCGGGAAATACACTTAAAAAACATCATTTACACTTTGATTTAGCCTATTGCTCGATCTTAAAACGATCCATAAAAACCCTTTGGTATACTTTAGAGGCTATGGATATGTGCTATCTACCCATTCAAAAAACTTGGAAACTTAATGAAAGGCATTATGGGTCTTTACAAGGAATGAATAAAGATGAGGCTAGAAAAAAATATGGAGAAGAACAGGTTCATATATGGAGAAGAAGTTATAAGACAACTCCTCCCCTGCTAAAAGAAAATACTTTTAAAGGTTTGCCACAATATCAAGAAATAAAAACTCCTGTTTTAGGAGAATCTTTAAAAGACACTCAAGATAGAGTTCTATCATTTTGGGATACTAATATTGCAACACAAATTAAAAAAAATAAAACGGTTTTAATAGTAGCTCATGGCAATAGTTTAAGAGCACTTATTCAACATTTAGAAGATTTAAGTGAAAAAGATTTGCTAAACTTAAACATTCCTACTGGGGAACCCATTTTATATCATCTAGATAGTCAATTAAAAGCAATAAATTCAGAATATTTAAAATAG
- a CDS encoding trypsin-like peptidase domain-containing protein — MLRFILFFLFVNFFNLNLSFAKNSKNALNILKPKVVYGKDNRKEFYEVKNKTIKDLSLSTVALFSTASLLSTNATETLFDIDAETLEESYQLCSTEKYLAQPTGAFCTGFLIAPQLVMSAGHCITSQFDCEDTQFVFDYKLTKKGQTTIQISSSSMYSCDKLISREESITDYSIIKLDRPVTDRQPLKIRKIKEIQKDTSVFVIGHPSGLPLKITQKGAKVSQVENTYFLANLDTFQGNSGSPVFHSKTNEVEGILARGETDYTYNSKNSCYVVNTCLKENNCSGEGVIKITSLYKQINKALNLVNKDIKEDQSSKSTTCTVEGDPFCEDTSCGTENTRVCL, encoded by the coding sequence ATGCTTCGCTTTATACTGTTTTTTTTGTTTGTAAACTTTTTTAACTTAAATCTTTCTTTTGCTAAAAATTCTAAAAACGCACTAAATATTCTTAAACCAAAAGTGGTTTACGGTAAAGATAACCGAAAAGAATTTTATGAAGTTAAAAATAAAACAATTAAAGATCTTTCTTTGTCTACTGTTGCTTTATTTAGTACAGCCTCTTTACTGTCTACCAATGCTACAGAAACATTATTTGATATTGATGCAGAAACTTTAGAAGAAAGTTACCAATTATGCTCTACAGAAAAATATTTAGCTCAACCCACTGGTGCTTTTTGTACTGGTTTTTTAATTGCTCCCCAATTAGTTATGTCGGCTGGGCATTGCATTACTAGCCAATTTGATTGCGAAGACACACAATTTGTTTTTGATTACAAACTAACTAAAAAAGGGCAAACAACAATACAAATTTCCTCAAGCTCGATGTACTCTTGTGATAAATTAATATCTCGCGAAGAAAGCATTACAGATTATAGTATTATTAAATTAGACCGCCCAGTAACGGATAGACAACCTCTTAAAATTCGTAAAATTAAGGAAATACAAAAGGATACTAGTGTTTTTGTTATAGGGCATCCTTCAGGGCTTCCTTTAAAAATTACACAAAAAGGAGCAAAGGTTTCTCAAGTAGAAAATACATATTTTTTAGCCAATTTAGACACCTTTCAAGGCAACTCTGGCTCTCCTGTTTTCCATTCAAAAACTAACGAAGTAGAAGGCATATTAGCGAGAGGAGAAACAGATTACACTTATAATTCAAAAAATTCTTGTTATGTGGTAAACACTTGCCTTAAAGAAAACAATTGCTCTGGAGAGGGAGTAATTAAAATTACTAGTTTATACAAACAAATAAATAAAGCCCTAAATTTAGTAAACAAAGATATAAAAGAAGACCAGAGCAGTAAAAGTACAACATGTACTGTAGAGGGTGACCCCTTTTGTGAAGACACAAGTTGTGGTACAGAGAATACAAGGGTTTGCCTATAA
- a CDS encoding dihydroorotase has translation MQPDLLIKNGTLAIQHPKSKNWKLEKLDILIQGKKIIDIGSFSSTKAKKTLDAKHLHISPGFIDTQVHFRTPGLDYKEGFKNGSLGAVLGGITSVLDMPNTKPSTTDETSFNQKLATIKGQSFCNYGLFLGATAENSMHLKKLEQLKHCCGIKIFMGSSTGDLLLDDERYLNQVLQNGKKTVAIHAEDEQRLKQRKNLIPKDQLTPLHHPYLRDEQTALIATKRIVTLAIKNKRSIHILHISTKEELLFIKAVQKKYPKLITLEATPQHLTLNSPDCYKQFGSIAQMNPPIRDKKHQDALWKAIQNDQIYIIGSDHAPHSISEKQEKYPSSPSGIPGVQTSIPLLLNAINQKKMSFLKLVQLMSFHPSLRYNIQNKGLLFPGFDADLSLVDLKKENRLSEKFLVSLAPSPFVNKNIKGWPVHTIINGSIIVQNNQLVDQTPHGEALHF, from the coding sequence ATGCAACCAGATCTTTTAATAAAAAATGGCACCTTAGCTATTCAACATCCAAAAAGTAAAAATTGGAAATTAGAAAAGTTAGATATTTTAATTCAAGGTAAAAAGATTATAGACATTGGTTCTTTTTCTTCTACTAAAGCCAAAAAAACTTTAGATGCAAAACACTTGCACATTAGCCCTGGGTTTATAGATACTCAAGTGCATTTTAGAACCCCTGGGCTTGATTACAAAGAAGGTTTTAAAAATGGTAGTTTAGGCGCAGTGCTAGGAGGCATTACTAGTGTTTTAGATATGCCTAACACTAAACCTTCCACCACCGACGAAACTTCCTTTAACCAAAAATTAGCAACAATTAAAGGGCAAAGTTTTTGTAACTATGGTTTGTTTTTAGGAGCTACTGCAGAAAATTCCATGCATTTAAAAAAACTAGAACAGTTAAAACACTGCTGTGGAATTAAAATTTTTATGGGTTCTTCCACAGGAGACCTTCTTTTAGATGATGAACGCTATTTAAATCAAGTATTGCAAAATGGAAAAAAAACAGTAGCTATTCATGCCGAAGATGAGCAACGATTAAAACAACGAAAAAACTTAATACCCAAAGATCAATTAACCCCATTACACCATCCTTACTTAAGAGATGAACAAACAGCTCTTATTGCAACAAAGCGTATTGTAACCTTGGCTATCAAAAACAAACGGTCTATACACATTCTTCATATTAGTACAAAAGAAGAATTACTATTTATAAAAGCTGTGCAAAAAAAATATCCTAAATTAATTACCTTAGAGGCTACTCCACAACACTTAACACTAAACTCTCCAGATTGTTACAAACAGTTTGGGTCTATTGCACAAATGAACCCTCCCATTAGAGATAAAAAGCATCAAGATGCTTTGTGGAAAGCTATTCAAAATGATCAAATTTATATTATTGGGTCAGACCACGCCCCGCACAGCATCAGTGAAAAACAAGAAAAATACCCCTCTTCTCCTTCTGGAATTCCTGGAGTGCAAACCAGTATCCCTTTGTTGCTTAATGCTATTAATCAAAAAAAAATGTCTTTTTTAAAATTAGTGCAACTAATGAGCTTTCACCCTAGTCTGCGCTATAATATACAAAACAAAGGTTTACTATTTCCTGGCTTTGACGCAGACCTTAGTTTAGTGGATTTAAAAAAAGAAAACCGTTTATCAGAAAAGTTTTTAGTATCATTGGCGCCTTCTCCCTTTGTAAATAAAAATATTAAAGGTTGGCCAGTGCATACCATTATTAATGGATCTATTATAGTACAAAATAACCAACTAGTAGACCAAACACCTCACGGAGAAGCTTTACATTTTTAA
- a CDS encoding ribosome maturation factor RimP, with protein sequence METSTDIKQLDTMETLVKEVVERKGCIFYALEQFRRGQSLILRVFIDHKEGINVDHCESVSQALSLQLDVADFISQAYELEVSSPGLDRKLIEPWHFNKVVGQSIKIICEKEANKTAKVKATLLNVSSDGVCLDKEGFEDVKWKQIKKANLVY encoded by the coding sequence ATGGAAACTTCCACTGATATAAAACAATTAGATACAATGGAAACCTTAGTAAAAGAGGTTGTAGAAAGAAAGGGCTGTATTTTTTACGCTTTAGAACAGTTTCGTAGAGGCCAGAGTTTAATTTTAAGAGTATTTATTGATCATAAAGAAGGCATTAATGTAGATCATTGCGAAAGCGTTTCGCAAGCTTTAAGTTTACAGCTAGATGTTGCTGACTTTATAAGTCAGGCTTATGAATTAGAAGTTTCTAGTCCAGGATTAGATAGAAAGCTAATAGAGCCGTGGCATTTTAATAAAGTGGTGGGTCAGTCTATTAAAATAATTTGCGAAAAAGAAGCTAATAAAACCGCTAAGGTAAAGGCTACTCTTTTAAATGTAAGTAGCGATGGTGTTTGTTTAGATAAAGAGGGTTTTGAAGATGTTAAATGGAAACAAATAAAAAAAGCAAATTTAGTATATTAA
- the nusA gene encoding transcription termination/antitermination protein NusA, producing the protein MSASANLFSNIGRLIDQIHKDKGVERNIVVDSIIQGVGAAIHKTYGTYRDIEVQYNEKSGEVEIFEFKEAVQDADFIDEEVEIKLSNAVNYDPNAQVGDSVGVKIEINELGRVAAQLARQVIVQKVRNAESEVIFAEFEQRKGEVASGIVRRVERRTVVVDLGRTEAYMPYREQIQGEMFKAGDRVQGYIADVRLTGRGPQIIISRSHNDYLRKLFESEVPEVAEGIIEIKAIARDPGNRAKVAVYTADSAIDPVGSCVGVKGNRVQNITQELRGEKIDIILWIDDIAQFVCKALSPADITKVVLDENNNQMEVIVPDDQLSLAIGRRGMNVRLASRLTEWHLDICSESQLSARTAESLVQLMSLDVLSDEEARVLNNSGIITVDMLAESNVDIITNLLELEDDKKAKKILDTAIKFKGKFANLSELKLSVKESLGNQSLKKSAEDVLKEEMKNLETAQKEEKAEEKSEEKSEEKVEEKVEEETAEKSEEKSEEKAEEKAEKKAE; encoded by the coding sequence ATGTCAGCAAGTGCAAATTTATTTTCTAATATTGGAAGATTAATTGATCAAATTCATAAGGATAAAGGCGTAGAACGCAATATCGTGGTGGATTCGATTATTCAAGGAGTGGGGGCAGCGATTCATAAAACCTACGGCACTTATCGTGATATTGAAGTTCAGTATAATGAAAAATCGGGTGAGGTAGAAATTTTTGAATTTAAAGAAGCTGTTCAAGATGCAGATTTTATTGATGAAGAAGTAGAAATTAAATTATCTAATGCGGTTAATTATGACCCCAATGCACAGGTGGGCGATTCGGTAGGGGTTAAAATTGAAATTAATGAATTAGGGCGAGTAGCGGCTCAGTTGGCTCGACAAGTGATTGTTCAAAAAGTGCGTAATGCAGAATCAGAAGTCATATTTGCCGAGTTTGAGCAAAGAAAAGGAGAAGTGGCTTCTGGTATTGTTCGTAGAGTGGAAAGAAGAACCGTAGTTGTAGATTTGGGAAGAACAGAGGCTTACATGCCTTATAGAGAACAAATTCAAGGCGAAATGTTTAAAGCGGGTGATCGAGTACAGGGTTATATTGCTGATGTTCGTTTAACTGGTCGTGGCCCTCAAATTATTATTTCTAGATCTCATAATGATTATTTGCGCAAATTATTTGAATCAGAAGTTCCTGAGGTTGCAGAAGGAATTATTGAAATCAAAGCCATTGCTCGTGACCCTGGTAACAGAGCTAAGGTGGCCGTTTACACAGCAGATTCTGCCATTGACCCTGTGGGTTCTTGTGTAGGGGTAAAAGGAAATCGTGTACAAAACATTACTCAAGAATTAAGAGGGGAAAAAATTGATATCATTTTATGGATAGATGATATTGCTCAATTTGTGTGTAAAGCTTTATCTCCTGCAGATATTACTAAAGTAGTTTTAGATGAAAATAATAATCAAATGGAAGTAATTGTTCCTGACGATCAACTTAGCTTAGCCATTGGAAGAAGAGGAATGAATGTTCGATTAGCTTCTCGATTAACAGAGTGGCATTTAGATATTTGTTCAGAGTCTCAATTATCGGCTAGAACCGCAGAAAGTTTAGTACAGCTAATGAGTTTAGATGTTTTATCAGACGAAGAAGCAAGGGTGTTAAATAATTCCGGTATTATTACTGTGGATATGTTAGCAGAATCCAATGTGGATATTATTACTAATCTATTGGAATTAGAAGATGATAAAAAGGCAAAAAAGATTTTAGATACGGCTATTAAATTTAAAGGTAAGTTTGCTAATTTAAGTGAATTAAAATTATCTGTTAAAGAAAGTTTGGGTAATCAAAGCTTAAAAAAATCTGCAGAAGATGTTTTAAAAGAAGAAATGAAAAATTTAGAAACTGCTCAAAAAGAAGAGAAAGCAGAGGAAAAATCTGAAGAAAAATCTGAAGAAAAAGTAGAAGAAAAAGTAGAAGAAGAAACTGCAGAAAAGTCAGAAGAAAAGTCAGAAGAAAAAGCAGAAGAGAAAGCAGAAAAAAAAGCAGAGTAA
- the infB gene encoding translation initiation factor IF-2, giving the protein MKVFELAKELGIETLSLMDEIKSAGFVVKNHMVVLDDQLISDIKSWLSKKSETASAKKKKKVTKKKAASKKVVTKKTTKKVTKKVTKKKLTKQSVSSSIEKPTVKKKTQIKKTNKISAEKDLKENKIILRRKSEVVIKPLNINTKESTSTSIIDSDVNKEKFSGAKVLGKIDIAKKSTTKSPTTNQPSSYSARSRGLRPGFSPDNSVQSTVPSVNSFDKKREVKIVKKEVPKTTTGLGEVPKFSVSDFRKREVVFPQRRKKILSHKDFKKTLITESKSSKRVVEMGAEINISNLAAQLNIKPGKLIKVLIKNGIAANINMSIDFDTVSLIVPEFNFSVRAHVKSKEDVLSTILTTDSAESAARPPIVTVMGHVDHGKTSLLDIIRSTKVTEKEAGGITQHIGAYKVKTSSGADITFLDTPGHAAFTAMRARGAQLTDIVIIVVAADDGVMPQTIEAINHALDAQVPILVAINKIDAPGANLDKVKKELSEHNLVSEDWGGENIFCEISALKNIGIDSLLDSLALMAEMLELKTFPKNSGQGVVIENFLLKGLGNVANILVKDGSVKVGDYLVVDTLCAKVRRILDDTGKVIKIAQAGDPIQITGFDSGVGIGETFYVCKTEKEAKSLIEAIENTKTKEFSSLYSSDPESVLAQLDKNKITELKVILKADVGGSLEAIKAALEKMKTDEVAIKILHSGVGDVTESDVLLGSTTDGVNIIGFNVKANSAGQKLAKEKNIEVKIYSIIYELLDDLKEKLSGLLTPDKVEKIIGQAEVREVFSVSKVGVIAGCMVTDGKAKRNNKVRLVREGKTLYEGEMSSLKRFKDDAKEVAQGYECGIGLKDFNDIKSGDTMELFTMEEIKRKLVLEQL; this is encoded by the coding sequence TTGAAAGTTTTTGAATTAGCTAAAGAATTAGGTATAGAAACCCTAAGCTTAATGGATGAAATTAAATCAGCAGGTTTTGTAGTAAAAAACCATATGGTAGTCTTAGATGACCAGTTAATTTCTGATATTAAATCTTGGTTAAGTAAAAAATCAGAGACAGCATCTGCTAAAAAAAAGAAAAAAGTAACTAAAAAGAAAGCAGCTTCTAAAAAAGTAGTTACAAAAAAAACAACAAAGAAAGTCACAAAAAAAGTTACTAAAAAAAAGCTAACTAAACAATCGGTAAGTAGCAGCATTGAAAAACCCACAGTAAAGAAAAAAACACAAATAAAAAAAACGAATAAGATTTCTGCAGAAAAAGATTTAAAAGAAAATAAAATTATTTTAAGAAGAAAGTCAGAAGTGGTTATTAAACCACTAAATATAAATACAAAAGAAAGCACTTCTACAAGCATTATAGACAGTGATGTGAATAAAGAAAAATTCTCTGGGGCAAAGGTTTTAGGAAAAATAGATATTGCCAAAAAATCTACTACAAAATCACCTACTACAAATCAACCATCTTCTTACTCTGCGCGCTCAAGAGGTTTGCGGCCTGGGTTTTCGCCAGATAATTCTGTTCAATCTACGGTGCCTTCTGTAAATTCTTTTGATAAAAAAAGAGAAGTAAAAATAGTAAAAAAAGAAGTACCAAAAACCACTACTGGTTTGGGTGAGGTGCCTAAGTTTAGTGTTTCTGATTTTAGAAAAAGAGAAGTGGTATTTCCACAGCGCCGTAAAAAAATTCTTTCTCATAAAGACTTTAAAAAAACACTTATTACAGAAAGTAAAAGTTCAAAGCGGGTAGTAGAAATGGGAGCAGAAATTAATATTTCTAATTTAGCTGCTCAGCTTAATATAAAACCAGGAAAGTTAATTAAAGTTTTAATTAAAAATGGTATTGCAGCAAATATTAATATGAGTATTGATTTTGATACAGTTAGTTTAATTGTTCCAGAATTTAATTTTTCTGTAAGAGCTCATGTAAAATCTAAAGAAGATGTGTTATCGACTATTCTTACTACCGACTCCGCAGAGTCTGCGGCAAGACCTCCTATTGTTACAGTAATGGGGCATGTGGATCATGGAAAAACATCTTTATTAGATATTATTAGAAGCACTAAAGTTACAGAAAAAGAGGCTGGAGGAATTACTCAACATATTGGAGCCTACAAAGTAAAAACCTCTTCGGGGGCAGATATTACTTTTTTAGATACTCCTGGGCATGCGGCCTTTACAGCCATGCGAGCAAGAGGGGCTCAACTTACCGATATTGTTATTATTGTGGTAGCGGCAGACGATGGGGTTATGCCTCAAACTATTGAAGCTATTAATCATGCATTGGATGCTCAAGTTCCTATACTGGTTGCTATTAACAAAATAGATGCTCCAGGGGCTAATTTAGATAAAGTAAAAAAAGAATTATCAGAACATAATTTAGTATCTGAAGATTGGGGCGGAGAAAATATTTTTTGTGAAATATCGGCTTTAAAAAATATAGGAATTGATTCTTTATTAGATAGTTTAGCTTTAATGGCAGAAATGTTAGAGTTAAAAACTTTTCCTAAAAACTCTGGTCAGGGTGTGGTTATCGAAAACTTTTTATTAAAAGGTTTAGGTAATGTCGCTAATATTTTAGTAAAAGATGGTAGTGTTAAAGTGGGGGATTATTTAGTAGTAGATACCTTATGTGCTAAAGTTCGCCGCATATTAGATGATACAGGAAAAGTAATAAAAATAGCACAGGCTGGAGACCCTATTCAAATTACAGGCTTTGATTCAGGAGTGGGTATTGGCGAAACTTTTTATGTTTGTAAGACAGAAAAAGAGGCAAAATCTTTAATTGAAGCCATAGAAAATACAAAAACTAAAGAATTTAGCTCGTTGTATTCTTCTGATCCAGAAAGTGTTTTAGCTCAATTAGATAAAAATAAGATTACAGAATTAAAAGTAATTTTAAAAGCAGATGTTGGAGGAAGTTTAGAAGCAATTAAAGCGGCTTTAGAAAAAATGAAAACCGACGAAGTGGCTATTAAAATTTTACATTCAGGGGTGGGAGATGTTACAGAAAGCGATGTATTATTAGGAAGCACTACAGATGGTGTAAATATTATTGGTTTTAATGTAAAGGCAAACAGTGCTGGACAAAAATTAGCAAAAGAAAAAAATATAGAAGTAAAAATTTACAGTATTATTTATGAACTTTTAGATGATTTAAAAGAAAAATTAAGTGGGTTGTTAACTCCTGATAAAGTAGAAAAAATTATAGGACAAGCCGAGGTACGAGAAGTCTTTAGTGTGTCTAAGGTGGGAGTAATTGCTGGGTGTATGGTCACCGATGGAAAAGCAAAAAGAAATAATAAGGTTAGATTAGTAAGAGAAGGAAAAACCCTTTATGAGGGCGAAATGTCTAGTTTAAAACGATTTAAAGATGATGCTAAAGAAGTGGCTCAAGGTTATGAGTGTGGTATTGGTCTTAAAGATTTTAATGACATTAAAAGTGGAGATACTATGGAGTTATTTACCATGGAAGAAATTAAAAGAAAATTAGTTTTAGAACAATTGTAA
- the rbfA gene encoding 30S ribosome-binding factor RbfA, translating into MGEHRIQKVNKEVKQLISSYISQNLASQFSVIISINVVIVSRDLRTAKIFVSFLNKDLNLKPKEENQHIEILQKHAAEIQFYISKRLRMKFNPKLTFFLDDSVQQQMSVQNLLDSL; encoded by the coding sequence ATGGGTGAACATCGTATTCAAAAAGTAAACAAAGAAGTTAAGCAATTAATTTCTAGTTATATTTCTCAAAATCTAGCTAGTCAATTTTCTGTAATTATATCTATAAATGTTGTTATAGTTTCTAGAGATTTAAGAACTGCTAAAATCTTTGTTTCTTTTTTAAATAAAGATTTAAATTTAAAACCTAAAGAAGAAAATCAACATATAGAAATTCTTCAAAAACATGCTGCCGAAATACAATTTTATATTAGCAAGCGTCTTAGGATGAAATTTAATCCTAAATTAACATTTTTTTTAGATGATAGTGTTCAACAGCAAATGTCTGTTCAAAATTTATTAGATTCTTTGTAA
- the truB gene encoding tRNA pseudouridine(55) synthase TruB produces MSISKYSGLLLIDKPVDLTSHDVVYKIRKKYKVKVGHCGTLDPFASGLLVLVLGEATKIASYISSNNKYYNCEILLGQTSDTLDITGECKTTALQKELLFSEMDIKKAIKKLTGKISLEVPMYSAVKVKGKKLYEYARENKNLEKIPIREMNFLDVQFLSYKDNILKITMKVSSGTYVRAWAKALGEYLKVGGLVKSLRRVTSSPYNLNQAMDLPTALHLNLSENNNEDSWNKAFIPINKTLLEMDKIFFSSKEAHLLKNGQIPHSVENALVVAQRQAQKLKESHLYVCLNKDEELLGILEIAISGKLSIKRIMAN; encoded by the coding sequence ATGTCTATTTCCAAATATTCTGGTCTTTTATTAATAGATAAGCCTGTAGATTTAACCAGTCATGATGTGGTTTATAAAATACGAAAAAAGTATAAAGTTAAAGTAGGGCATTGTGGCACTTTAGACCCTTTTGCTTCTGGATTATTGGTTTTAGTATTAGGAGAAGCTACAAAAATTGCTTCTTATATTAGTTCAAACAATAAATACTATAACTGTGAAATCTTATTAGGACAAACTTCAGATACTTTAGATATTACAGGGGAGTGTAAAACCACTGCTTTGCAAAAAGAGTTATTATTTTCCGAAATGGATATAAAAAAAGCTATTAAAAAATTAACAGGAAAAATCTCTTTAGAAGTTCCGATGTATTCTGCAGTAAAAGTAAAAGGAAAAAAATTGTATGAATATGCAAGGGAAAATAAAAATTTAGAAAAAATTCCCATTAGAGAAATGAATTTTTTAGATGTGCAGTTTCTTTCTTATAAAGACAATATATTAAAAATCACTATGAAAGTGAGTTCTGGAACTTATGTTAGGGCGTGGGCTAAAGCTTTAGGAGAATATTTAAAAGTGGGAGGTTTAGTTAAAAGTTTACGACGCGTCACTTCTTCTCCGTACAATTTAAATCAAGCCATGGATTTGCCAACAGCTTTACATTTAAATCTATCTGAAAACAATAATGAAGACAGTTGGAACAAAGCCTTTATTCCCATAAATAAAACTTTATTAGAAATGGATAAAATTTTTTTCTCTAGCAAAGAAGCCCATTTATTAAAAAATGGCCAAATTCCTCATAGCGTGGAAAATGCCTTAGTGGTGGCTCAAAGGCAGGCCCAGAAATTAAAAGAAAGCCACCTGTATGTGTGTTTAAATAAAGACGAAGAGCTACTAGGTATTTTAGAAATAGCCATATCTGGTAAGCTGTCTATTAAGCGGATAATGGCTAATTAG
- the rpsO gene encoding 30S ribosomal protein S15: MPLQKEIKKNIIKEFKTSTLDTGSEKVQVALLTGRIKMLTEHFKIHKKDNHGQKGLKTLINRRSKLLKYIKSKSIENYTNLIKSLGLRR; this comes from the coding sequence ATGCCGCTACAGAAAGAGATAAAAAAGAATATTATAAAGGAATTTAAAACTTCCACTTTAGATACAGGAAGTGAAAAAGTACAAGTGGCTTTATTAACTGGTCGAATTAAAATGTTAACAGAACATTTCAAAATACATAAAAAAGATAATCATGGTCAGAAGGGTTTAAAAACACTTATTAACCGTCGTAGTAAATTATTAAAATATATAAAATCTAAAAGCATCGAAAATTATACTAACCTAATTAAATCTTTAGGTTTAAGACGATAA